One part of the Phragmites australis chromosome 3, lpPhrAust1.1, whole genome shotgun sequence genome encodes these proteins:
- the LOC133912766 gene encoding uncharacterized protein LOC133912766 yields MPPSKLPHHHHGTNSNKSTHTATLGASAASGTTKEQRQMAVGFRRRLAALTVPKASSLLRRTRHKKLSYSRVRSASLPGRFHPVVAGLHDSANALVGWTEEPAQASPAWIGDGVGHLGRLLAGLTDLLHHPQAQDPLKRQGKAAPWTERLLDDLLLLADAHGCFREALLALKQLLAEAHAATRRRDATRLAAALRARRRSDRDLSRLASALRYLSHRSSSVAATSDSGEAALAEAVLAATCAAAAASTAIFAGLASASASSASRAMTSPIAVSPAKVAAAPVWWVADLLRWRRRTVAVAASESGPGAKEVPLEECCDEEEEERQTVMERLRRLEECVVAAENGCEQVYRALVNARVSLLNVLTPCF; encoded by the coding sequence ATGCCCCCTTCCAAGTTGCCAcaccaccaccacggcaccaaCTCAAACAAGTCCACCCATACCGCGACGCTGGGAGCTTCTGCAGCGAGCGGAACGACGAAAGAGCAGAGGCAAATGGCTGTGGGATTCCGCCGACGGCTCGCAGCGCTCACCGTCCCCAAGGCTTCCTCCTTACTACGACGCACGCGCCACAAGAAGCTCTCCTACTCGCGCGTCCGCTCCGCCAGCCTCCCCGGCCGCTTCCACCCGGTCGTCGCGGGCCTGCACGACTCCGCCAATGCACTCGTCGGCTGGACAGAGGAGCCGGCGCAAGCCAGCCCGGCGTGGATCGGTGACGGCGTGGGACACCTGGGCCGGCTCCTGGCGGGCTTGACCGACCTGCTCCACCACCCCCAGGCGCAGGACCCGCTCAAGCGGCAGGGCAAGGCGGCGCCGTGGACCGAGCGCCTGCTGGACGACCTCCTACTCCTCGCCGATGCCCACGGGTGCTTCCGCGAGGCGCTCCTCGCGCTGAAGCAGCTCCTCGCCGAGGCGCACGCCGCGACCCGCCGCCGCGACGCCActcgcctcgccgccgcgctccgAGCGAggcgccgctcggaccgcgacctcTCCCGCCTCGCCTCCGCGTTGCGTTACCTCTCCCACCGCTCTTCGTCCGTCGCGGCAACGTCCGACTCCGGCGAGGCGGCGCTAGCCGAGGCCGTCTTGGCCGCCAcgtgcgcggcggccgccgcgtccaCCGCCATCTTCGCCGGGCTCGCTTCCGCCTCCGCGTCGTCGGCCTCGCGCGCAATGACGTCCCCAATTGCAGTCTCTCCGGCGAAGGTTGCTGCCGCTCCTGTGTGGTGGGTGGCCGACCTCCTTCGGTGGCGACGCCGCACGGTGGCCGTCGCTGCCAGCGAATCCGGTCCCGGTGCAAAAGAGGTGCCTTTGGAGGAGTGctgcgacgaggaggaggaggagaggcagaCAGTCATGGAACGGCTGCGGAGGCTGGAGGAGTGCGTCGTGGCGGCAGAGAACGGCTGCGAGCAAGTGTACCGGGCGCTCGTGAACGCGAGGGTGTCGCTGCTCAACGTACTAACGCCGTGCTTTTGA
- the LOC133911517 gene encoding serine/threonine-protein kinase BSK1-2-like: MGCCSSSLRAVTHPEKKPPGTAAGVPPHRPSFSLNQHQAPALAASAARTSGGGWEVPAFAEFSLAELRAATGGFAAENIVSESGDKAPNLVYRGRLENSRRAIAVKKFTKMAWPDPKQFAEEAKGVGKLRHRRLANLIGYCCDGDERLLVAEFMPNDTLAKHLFHWENQTIEWAMRLRVAYYIAEALEYCGTEGRALYHDLNAYRVLFDENGDPRLSCFGLMKNSRDGKSYSTNLAYTPPEYLRNGRVTSESVIFSFGTILLDLLSGKRIPPSRALDMIRGNNIQVLMDSHLEGNYSTEEATTLVDLASQCLQYEPRDRPNTKKLVSVLEPLQIKSEVPSYEMLGIPKHEEAPPPPAPQPQHPLSPMAEACSRMDLTAIHEILVNTHYRDDEGTNELSFQEWTQQMRDMLDARKRGDFAFRDKDFRAAIECYTQFVDVGTMVSPTVYARRSLCHLMCDQPDAALRDAMQAQCVYPDWPTAFYMQAVALSKLNMQSDAMDMLNEASQLEEKRQKNTKGH, encoded by the exons ATGGGTTGCTGCAGCTCGTCGCTGCGGGCGGTGACGCACCCGGAGAAGAAGCCGCCAGGGACGGCGGCGGGGGTGCCACCGCACCGCCCGTCCTTCTCTCTGAACCAGCACCAGGCGCCGGCGCTAGCGGCCTCCGCGGCGCGTACGAGCGGCGGCGGGTGGGAGGTGCCGGCGTTCGCGGAGTTCTCGCTGGCGGAGCTGCGCGCGGCCACGGGCGGGTTCGCGGCGGAAAACATCGTGTCCGAGAGCGGCGACAAGGCGCCGAATTTAGTGTACAGGGGCCGCCTCGAGAACAGCCGCCGCGCGATCGCTGTCAAGAAGTTCACCAAGATGGCGTGGCCCGATCCCAAGCAGTTCGCG GAGGAGGCGAAGGGGGTCGGGAAGCTGCGGCACCGGCGGCTGGCGAACCTGATCGGCTACTGCTGCGACGGGGACGAGCGGCTGCTCGTCGCCGAGTTCATGCCCAACGACACGCTCGCCAAACACCTATTCCACT GGGAAAACCAGACAATTGAATGGGCTATGCGTCTAAGAGTTGCATACTACATCGCTGAAGCACTGGAGTATTGCGGCACTGAGGGAAGGGCTTTATATCATGATCTGAATGCATATAGGGTCCTCTTTGATGAG aaTGGTGATCCTCGTCTTTCATGCTTTGGTCTGATGAAAAACAGCAGGGATGGGAAAAGTTATAGCACAAACCTTGCATATACACCTCCAGAATATTTGAGAAATG GAAGAGTAACATCAGAAAGTGTCATATTCAGCTTTGGCACTATACTCCTGGACCTTCTAAGTGGAAAGCGTATACCTCCTTCTCGT GCTCTTGATATGATAAGAGGGAACAATATCCAAGTACTGATGGATTCACATTTGGAGGGAAACTACTCAACAGAAGAAGCAACTACATTGGTAGATCTTGCCTCTCAGTGTTTACAGTATGAACCTAGGGATCGCCCCAACACGAAAAAGTTGGTTTCCGTACTCGAGCCCTTGCAAATAAAATCAGAG GTACCATCCTATGAGATGCTTGGCATTCCAAAGCATGAAGAAGCACCTCCACCTCCTGCTCCACAACCACAACACCCTCTATCTCCCATGGCTGAAGCCTGTTCTAGGATGGACTTGACAGCGATTCATGAGATTCTTGTGAATACGCATTACAGAGATGATGAAGGGACTAATGAG CTATCATTCCAGGAATGGACACAACAGATGAGGGACATGTTGGACGCTAGGAAACGTGGGGACTTTGCTTTTCGTGATAAAGATTTCAGGGCAGCCATAGAATGTTATACACAG TTTGTTGATGTGGGGACGATGGTATCACCAACAGTATATGCCAGACGGAGCTTGTGCCACCTGATGTGTGACCAGCCTGATGCTGCCCTCCGTGATGCAATGCAAGCGCAATGTGTGTACCCTGATTGGCCAACCGCATTCTATATGCAAGCAGTTGCACTTTCAAAGTTAAATATGCAGAGTGATGCTATGGACATGTTGAATGAGGCTTCGCAGCTAGAAGAGAAGCGGCAGAAGAACACAAAAGGTCATTGA
- the LOC133912781 gene encoding protein DJ-1 homolog D-like: MSKRMLSHRGDNDCNDVFYTYDAFIEAANKITWMTASFDSVDASSYDALVLPGGRDPEYLALNDEVISLMKGFVDKGKPIASICHGQQILSAAGVLKGKKCMAYPAVKLNVVLGGATWLQPNPIDRCFTDGNLVTGVAWPGHPKFVSQLMALLGVKDCF; encoded by the exons ATGTCCAAGAGAATGCTCAGCCACCGCGGCGACAACGACTGCAACGACGTGTTCTACACTTATGATGCTTTCATCGAGGCCGCGAACAA GATTACATGGATGACAGCATCATTTGATAGTGTGGATGCTTCAAGCTATGATGCTCTTGTACTTCCTGGCGGACGGGATCCTGAGTATCTGGCACTGAATGATGAAGTCATTAGCTTGATGAAGGGCTTCGTGGATAAAGGAAAGCCAATTGCATCCATCTGCCACGGCCAACAGATTTTATCTGCTGCTGGAGTCCTTAAG GGGAAGAAATGCATGGCATACCCGGCTGTCAAGCTCAACGTGGTGCTTGGAGGCGCAACCTGGCTGCAGCCTAACCCCATCGACCGCTGCTTCACCGATGGCAATCTTGTGACTGGTGTCGCTTGGCCCGGGCACCCGAAGTTCGTTTCCCAGCTCATGGCTTTGCTCGGTGTCAAGGATTGCTTCTGA